From the genome of Desulfobaculum xiamenense:
GTCCGCGACGACACCTACTCCGTGGCCAAGAAGATGGAGACCATCCTCTCCCGCCACAAGCTGCGCGATGTGATCAAGATACGTCAGGGCGCGCAGTTGGTCAGTTCCAGCATCGACTACGACTACCTCAAGTCCAATCTCGGTCTGTAGGAACTGCCGCAATCGTAAAATGAAGGGCGCTCCCCATGGGGAGCGCCCTTTTTCGTGCGTGGTGGCGGCAGAGCACGGGCCTGCCTCGAATATCGCGTGGGCGGAAAGGTTTGCCTAGCGCTTCATGTTGACCAGCGTCTGAAGCAGCATGTCCGCCGTGGTGATGACCTTGGAGTTGGCCTGGAAGCCGCGCTCTGTGGATATCATCTTCACGAACTGTTCGGCCATGTCCACGTTGGAGGTCTCCAGCGTCTGCGAGGTGATGGCACCCAGATTGTCCGTGTCGGGCGTGCCTTCCACGGCGGCACCGGACTGGGCCGTCTCCGAGAAGTGGTTCGACCCCTCGCGCCGAAGCCCCCAGTTGCTCTGGAAGGTGTACAGGGTGAGCTGGCTGAGATCCTTGTGCACGCCGTTGGAGAAGTTGCCGACCATCATGCCCGTGCGGTCGATGTTGATGCTCATCAGGTAGCCTTCGGGGCTACCGTCCTGACTCTGGACGATGGTCGAACTGGTGCCCTCGTAGGCCGTGGAAGCGAGGTTGCGGACCGTGGGCGTGGACATGGAGGGCAGGCTGCCCGCGTTGCTGCCGACCTCTGCGGCGGTGGCCGGAGCGCCGGAATCCCATGCCGTAGCCGACAGGCCGAGGTCCAGCGCGATGGTGCTTTCGCCGGAGGTCGTGACTTCGCCGGTGGTGAGGTCCGTGTTGCGGAAGGTCATGGAGAAGACGGGAAGCCCGTCGGCGGACAGTTCGGCGAGATTCCAGTTGGCCGGGTCCGTGGCGTCGCCTTCGCCGGAATAGCTGAAGGCGGACATGTCGACGAGCTGGCCGCTGGTGTCGAAGGTGAGCGTGCCGGACATGGCAAGCCCCGCCCCAGCCGCCGAGGACATGCCCGTGCGGCCGTCCTCGGCCGGGTCGAAGCCCGCCACGAATTCGAAGGTGCGGCGACCGCTGGCGTTGCTGGCCGAGACGGGGTCGAAGTGTACGGTCAGCGTGTGGGCTTCGCCTGCGTCGTCATAAACCTTGATGGATGTCGAGTAGGACGATGAGCCTTCGGACAGTGGTCCGTCCGTGGCGTTGGCGTTCCAGCTCTTGAGCATCGCGAAGAAGGGGTCCGTGGCGTCGGTGACGGCTTCGTCCTGTGTGTTGGTGCCGAGGTTTAGGCTCAGGCTCACTTCGCGCGTGGCGAAGGGCGGTACGGTGATCTGTCCGTCGTCGCCGATGTTGAGCGAGATGTCCGACGATGCGCCGGACACGACGCCGTCGTCGGACACGGTACGTCCCTGCACGCGGAAGCCGTTGGGATCGACGAGGAAGCCGTCTTCGTCGAAGCGGAAGTTTCCTGCGCGGGTGTAGCGGATCTTGTCGCCGTTGACCACGCGGAAGAACCCTTCGCCAGCGATGGCGAGGTCCGTGGATGCGGTTCCTGGTTCGAAGCCGCCTTCGTTGAAGTCCGTGAGGATGGCACCGAGGCCGACACCGAGGCCCCGTTGGGATACGGCGACATCAGGCGAGGCCCCCGTCGTCGTGAACTGGCTCATGAGGGTTTCGAAGTGGACCTCCGATCCCCTGAAGCCGAGGGTGCTCACGTTGGCGAGGTTGTTGCCGATGACACCCATCCGCTCGCCGTGGGACTTCATGCCCGTCGTCCCGACGTAAAGGGATGAAAAACTCATGACCGTACTCCTTGCACGCAACCGATTATGCCCGGAAGGAAAAAATTGCCTTCGCTTCGACATATCGCAAACACCGTGCCACGCGTGCCGCGCGCGGGCGGTATCGAAGTGGATCCCTCGTCTGCAAGCGCCCACGCAGGAAGGAATGTGCTCCTCCCATTACGCACGCGACCATGCATGCCGACAGATGGTGTACCGTGTTGAGCATCAGATGATGCATATGAGCAGGCATGGAGTATGCAATTCGTCACATTGTGTTCCCGATATTGTAATATTGTGAAAAAACTTGCCTTTCTCGATGATTCGGTTGTATCCACAATAACAGCTTTATGCATATTGTTCGATATACCCGATTCTCTGGAGGGGGATATCGGGAACGTATCCAGCATGCGTGCGCCGCCACGTATGCATGACTGGTTGCGCAACATTCTGACGCCGTTGGTGACAACGCAGGAGAGAGGGAATGACCGTCAAGACAAAGTTGCTTCTCATAGCTGGAATTGCCGTTGGTGGCCTTGCCGTTATGTTCGCGATCGGTGCATTCGGATGCAGCCAGATTCGCGCGGCCATGCAGCTGGAATCCCTCGCGCGCGAGGGCGAAAGCGCAATGCTTCAGGCGCGCAGGCACGAAAAGAATTTCCTGGCGCGCAATGAAGCGGTCTATGAGGAAAAGACCATCGCAGCGCTGGATGACGTGCGCGTCAAGCTGAAGCGCATTGCCGAGGTTCATCCCGATTCTGCCGAGAAGGTCGGGGGCATCGTGGCGCTCATCGGCGACTACGAGAAGGCGTTTCGTTCCATGGCTGGGGTGCAGCGCGATCTGGGCCTGACAGAAAAGGACGGCATGCGTGGCGAACTTCGCGCGGCTATTCACTCCCTTGAAAGCGAAATCGAAGGACTCGGTGATGCGTCGCTCATGACGGAATTGCTCCAACTGCGTCGTCACGAGAAGGATTTCATCATCCGAGGCAGGCAGGAGTACGTCGCGGCCTTTGAGTCGGAACTGGCGCGGTTCCGTACGCAGATCAACGTGGCGGAGAGCGTTTCCGAAATGGACCGTGCGGACTTCGCGGCCTATCTCGATCGCTATGCCCGAGCCTTTGGGCGCTATGTGGATGGCCGGGGCGAAAGTGCCGCACAGCAGCAGGTGTTCACGGATGTGGCGCGCAAGGTGGAGCCTGCCGTGCTGGAGATGGCCGACATGGCGAGCGCCCGACAGAAGCGGGTCTTCGTGGGCGTCATATCCGCAGCGGTGCCCGCCACGCTTGGCATCGCGGTTGCGCTTCTGGTGTGCGTGGTGCTTGTGGCGCGGTCCATTTCGAGACCGCTCGACAGGCTCCAGCAGTGCTCGCGTGATGTGGCAGGCGGAGATTACGAGGCCGTGGGCAGGGAAGCCTTCTCAGGCGAATTCGAGAGCCTGCGGCACGACATCGAGATGATGGTCGCCGGAATCCGCAGGGCCATGAACGAGGCCCATGCCAAGAGCGACGAGGCCGCCGAGCAGGCTCGCGCGGCCAATGAAGCCATGGAGGAGGCGCGCGAGAACGAACGGCACGTGCGTTCGCTGCTTGAGAAGATCAAAGAGGTCTCCGCGCAGGCCGCCGAAATTTCCGAGGGCCTGTCCGCAGCCGCGTCGCAGCTCGCCGCCGAGGTGGAGCAGACCTCGCGCGGGGCCGAGATACAGCAGCGTCGCGTTACCGAAACCGCCACCGCCATGGAGCAGATGACGTCCACCATCCTTGAGGTGGCACGCAACTCGTCCTCTGCGGCTCATACGGCGGACCAGAGCAAGCATGACGCGCTGGAAGGTAGAAAGCGTGTCGTGGACACCGTGCAGGATGTGGCGCAGGTGCAGACGAGCACCGAGGAACTCTCCGCCGTCATGAACGACCTGAGCGAAAAGGCCGATTCCATCGGCGAGGTGATGACCGTCATCGCCGACATCGCGGACCAG
Proteins encoded in this window:
- a CDS encoding flagellar hook protein FlgE gives rise to the protein MSFSSLYVGTTGMKSHGERMGVIGNNLANVSTLGFRGSEVHFETLMSQFTTTGASPDVAVSQRGLGVGLGAILTDFNEGGFEPGTASTDLAIAGEGFFRVVNGDKIRYTRAGNFRFDEDGFLVDPNGFRVQGRTVSDDGVVSGASSDISLNIGDDGQITVPPFATREVSLSLNLGTNTQDEAVTDATDPFFAMLKSWNANATDGPLSEGSSSYSTSIKVYDDAGEAHTLTVHFDPVSASNASGRRTFEFVAGFDPAEDGRTGMSSAAGAGLAMSGTLTFDTSGQLVDMSAFSYSGEGDATDPANWNLAELSADGLPVFSMTFRNTDLTTGEVTTSGESTIALDLGLSATAWDSGAPATAAEVGSNAGSLPSMSTPTVRNLASTAYEGTSSTIVQSQDGSPEGYLMSINIDRTGMMVGNFSNGVHKDLSQLTLYTFQSNWGLRREGSNHFSETAQSGAAVEGTPDTDNLGAITSQTLETSNVDMAEQFVKMISTERGFQANSKVITTADMLLQTLVNMKR
- a CDS encoding methyl-accepting chemotaxis protein; the encoded protein is MTVKTKLLLIAGIAVGGLAVMFAIGAFGCSQIRAAMQLESLAREGESAMLQARRHEKNFLARNEAVYEEKTIAALDDVRVKLKRIAEVHPDSAEKVGGIVALIGDYEKAFRSMAGVQRDLGLTEKDGMRGELRAAIHSLESEIEGLGDASLMTELLQLRRHEKDFIIRGRQEYVAAFESELARFRTQINVAESVSEMDRADFAAYLDRYARAFGRYVDGRGESAAQQQVFTDVARKVEPAVLEMADMASARQKRVFVGVISAAVPATLGIAVALLVCVVLVARSISRPLDRLQQCSRDVAGGDYEAVGREAFSGEFESLRHDIEMMVAGIRRAMNEAHAKSDEAAEQARAANEAMEEARENERHVRSLLEKIKEVSAQAAEISEGLSAAASQLAAEVEQTSRGAEIQQRRVTETATAMEQMTSTILEVARNSSSAAHTADQSKHDALEGRKRVVDTVQDVAQVQTSTEELSAVMNDLSEKADSIGEVMTVIADIADQTNLLALNAAIEAARAGDAGRGFAVVADEVRKLAEKTMAATQEVGRAIAGVQQSVQSTIAKRRVAEEALAATVMHAREAGDMLGSIVSSVEQTAQMAQSIATAAEEQSAASEQINSSVEEISQVSAETARGTEESALAIRGIASRASQLQGLIRELRAAG